In Acetomicrobium sp. S15 = DSM 107314, the following proteins share a genomic window:
- the aroD gene encoding type I 3-dehydroquinate dehydratase, whose amino-acid sequence MRPLPKEPVYLRDRVIGAARPAICIPLVATDREDALEEAKNMVSLSPDVVEARADFWSESSSLDAACALLSDVRQILGDIPLLLTCRKKEEGGYRHIDQDKRISLYERAVAMGIADAVDVELSCGQEVIGRVKEVARSYGVALVVSFHDFDAVPRNMEIVEVLEREFEAGADIAKVAVMINSHEEGLELLASTLEARRRYTKPIAAVAMGEMGAFLRPLGCFFGSDLTFASSGRASAPGQPPFEVIKRYMDMLFGFVE is encoded by the coding sequence ATGAGGCCCCTGCCCAAGGAGCCCGTATATTTGCGGGACAGGGTGATAGGGGCAGCTCGCCCGGCGATCTGCATACCGCTCGTCGCAACGGATAGAGAAGATGCGCTGGAAGAAGCGAAAAACATGGTCTCCCTCTCGCCCGATGTGGTGGAGGCGAGGGCGGACTTTTGGAGCGAATCCTCGAGCTTAGATGCCGCCTGTGCCCTTCTTTCTGATGTCAGGCAGATCTTGGGCGACATCCCGCTATTGTTGACGTGCAGGAAAAAAGAAGAGGGGGGATACAGGCATATCGATCAAGATAAAAGGATTTCGCTCTACGAGAGGGCCGTTGCGATGGGCATTGCTGACGCTGTCGACGTGGAGCTATCCTGCGGCCAAGAGGTCATCGGCAGAGTGAAGGAGGTTGCCCGCTCGTATGGCGTGGCCCTCGTGGTCTCCTTCCACGACTTCGATGCCGTTCCTCGCAATATGGAAATCGTGGAAGTGTTGGAAAGGGAGTTCGAGGCTGGGGCGGACATCGCAAAGGTGGCCGTCATGATAAATTCGCACGAAGAGGGGCTTGAGCTGCTCGCCTCTACGCTCGAGGCGCGGCGCAGATACACGAAGCCTATAGCGGCAGTTGCCATGGGCGAGATGGGCGCTTTCTTGCGCCCTTTGGGATGTTTTTTCGGCTCAGACCTGACCTTTGCCTCCTCCGGCAGGGCATCCGCCCCGGGGCAGCCGCCATTTGAGGTGATTAAGCGTTACATGGACATGTTGTTTGGCTTTGTGGAATAG
- a CDS encoding branched-chain amino acid ABC transporter permease — protein MALLVDALTYSALLGLMGFGLTLIRRTTGVWNVAHGEVVTVGSYVTLTLTATLAWNPYLTLPIAFLVCAALSGLVFFVGVEPIRAKGASTILLLVVTIAISLVLTAAINIYGDYLQNVFHISAKSFLLTRLDFYLWGQPGVLWVSWAALAFVTGSYYIFLQYTRTGLALRAMVDQPVLATVMGANARGLSLLSWCLAGGATGLAGCLLPLRFQCNPSIGTTMIATMFAVSIFGGTGKMYGPLLAGVVLGFTQIYGIDLLSSWIGPQVIPYKDLIPMIVLVLTLQFLPQGLSGFSMKRG, from the coding sequence TTGGCTTTACTGGTTGACGCTTTGACCTACTCTGCGTTGCTCGGCCTCATGGGATTTGGGCTCACCCTCATACGAAGGACCACGGGCGTGTGGAATGTGGCTCATGGTGAAGTGGTAACCGTGGGATCTTACGTGACCCTCACGCTCACGGCCACCTTGGCGTGGAATCCATATCTGACTCTCCCTATAGCGTTCCTCGTCTGCGCGGCTTTAAGCGGCCTCGTCTTCTTTGTCGGCGTCGAGCCGATAAGGGCAAAGGGCGCCTCCACAATACTGCTATTGGTGGTCACGATAGCCATAAGCCTCGTCCTCACGGCCGCAATCAACATCTATGGCGACTACCTACAAAACGTCTTCCATATATCAGCCAAGAGCTTTTTGCTCACGCGTTTGGATTTCTACCTGTGGGGGCAACCAGGGGTCCTCTGGGTTTCCTGGGCTGCGTTGGCCTTCGTCACCGGTAGTTATTACATCTTTCTGCAATACACCAGGACCGGACTAGCGCTGAGGGCGATGGTGGACCAACCCGTCTTGGCGACGGTGATGGGGGCAAATGCCAGGGGCCTGTCGCTCCTCTCTTGGTGTCTGGCGGGGGGAGCCACGGGCCTCGCCGGATGCCTCCTGCCGCTGCGCTTCCAGTGCAACCCCAGCATAGGCACGACCATGATAGCTACGATGTTTGCCGTAAGCATATTCGGCGGTACAGGTAAGATGTACGGCCCGCTGCTGGCTGGCGTAGTCCTGGGGTTCACCCAAATCTATGGAATAGACCTGTTATCCTCATGGATCGGGCCGCAAGTTATACCTTATAAGGATCTGATCCCAATGATCGTATTGGTGCTGACCCTTCAATTTTTGCCCCAGGGCTTGAGCGGATTCAGCATGAAAAGGGGATAA
- the aroE gene encoding shikimate dehydrogenase, with protein sequence MIDANTSLIALLGNPISHSLSPRMHMAAISHLGLNICYLAFCVPESRFESAFCGLEALGAMGANITIPFKERAFALVDHSDISAEATGAVNTIVFAENGSVGYNTDVIGIKEALKSLGHTSGSALLLGAGGASRAALHVLAESGFSPIWIVNRSEDRVQKLIKGLKKRLPDAEIEVLPFGNFPPSPSVVINATSLGLQGNPYPEGFVDSLLGAADCAKVLDLVYSPHGATPLVDAARRRGMAAIDGIEVLLHQGAAAFELFTKEKAPLDVMRRAIESRSGGEEA encoded by the coding sequence ATGATAGATGCGAACACCTCCCTCATCGCCCTGTTGGGAAATCCCATCAGCCACAGCTTATCGCCGCGCATGCACATGGCCGCAATTTCCCACCTGGGGCTCAACATCTGCTATCTCGCTTTCTGCGTACCCGAGTCCCGCTTCGAGTCGGCCTTCTGCGGATTGGAGGCGCTCGGAGCAATGGGCGCCAACATTACCATACCGTTCAAGGAGCGCGCCTTTGCTTTGGTCGATCACTCAGACATCTCTGCTGAAGCGACTGGCGCCGTGAACACGATAGTATTTGCCGAGAACGGCTCCGTGGGCTACAACACTGACGTAATTGGAATAAAAGAAGCTTTGAAGTCGTTGGGGCACACGTCGGGGAGCGCCCTGCTTTTGGGCGCTGGCGGCGCCTCGCGGGCGGCACTCCATGTCCTGGCGGAGAGCGGTTTTTCTCCGATATGGATTGTCAATAGAAGCGAAGATCGCGTCCAGAAGCTCATAAAGGGCCTCAAGAAACGCCTTCCGGATGCTGAAATCGAGGTTTTGCCCTTCGGCAATTTTCCTCCGTCTCCATCGGTCGTCATAAACGCGACATCGCTCGGCCTGCAGGGCAACCCTTACCCGGAGGGTTTCGTCGATTCTCTCTTGGGCGCGGCGGATTGTGCGAAAGTGCTGGACCTCGTATATTCGCCCCATGGTGCCACGCCCCTCGTGGATGCCGCCAGAAGGCGCGGCATGGCCGCGATCGACGGGATAGAGGTGCTCCTTCATCAGGGAGCAGCCGCCTTTGAGCTGTTTACCAAGGAAAAGGCGCCCCTCGACGTGATGCGGCGCGCCATCGAATCGCGAAGCGGAGGCGAAGAGGCATGA
- the aroC gene encoding chorismate synthase, producing MTALRFLTSGESHGLGYLIVVEGLPAGLEVRLDRVKEELARRRRGFGRGERMRIERDLLEIWGGVRDGVTTGAPVGLALKNSEWELWKSALDPQKIEKEEAESKKITRPRPGHADLSGAIKYSHRDMRNVLERASARVTAAWTVAGTLGRLLLELLGVEVRGAVTSIGGVCVAPPQSESEWAFARNSSMGSPRPEDEELLERVVRSAMERGDSVGGTFVISAVGLPPGIGSYVEWDRRLDGRLAAALMAIPAIKGVEAGDGFSLADRLGSEVHDEILLRDGGLARATNRAGGLEGGMTNGEEVVVRAAMKPIPTIKNPLRTVDIETGMVMTAHAERSDTCAVPAACVVGEAMAAWTLAVAVLEQFGGDTVDELKSRFTLYRERAKGFLDG from the coding sequence ATGACGGCGTTGCGCTTCCTCACGAGCGGCGAGTCTCACGGCCTCGGTTACTTAATCGTTGTCGAGGGACTGCCGGCCGGCCTCGAGGTGAGGCTCGACAGGGTAAAGGAAGAGTTGGCCAGGCGGCGGAGGGGGTTTGGGCGCGGCGAGCGCATGCGGATCGAGCGCGACCTCTTAGAGATATGGGGAGGGGTGAGGGATGGCGTCACGACAGGCGCTCCCGTGGGATTAGCGCTCAAAAACTCCGAATGGGAGCTGTGGAAGTCGGCCCTCGACCCGCAGAAGATCGAGAAGGAGGAGGCAGAATCGAAAAAGATAACGCGTCCGCGCCCCGGCCATGCGGATCTCTCTGGGGCGATCAAATACAGCCACAGGGACATGAGAAACGTCCTTGAGAGGGCGAGCGCGAGGGTCACGGCCGCCTGGACGGTAGCTGGCACCCTTGGGCGCTTGCTGCTTGAACTCTTGGGAGTTGAAGTCAGGGGCGCTGTCACCTCCATAGGCGGTGTATGCGTGGCTCCGCCACAGAGCGAGTCGGAGTGGGCTTTTGCCAGAAATTCCTCTATGGGGTCTCCTCGCCCTGAGGACGAAGAGCTGCTCGAGAGGGTTGTGAGGTCGGCGATGGAGAGAGGAGACAGCGTCGGCGGGACGTTCGTGATATCGGCCGTGGGCTTGCCGCCGGGCATCGGCTCATATGTCGAGTGGGACCGACGGTTGGACGGCCGCCTAGCCGCAGCCCTCATGGCTATCCCCGCCATAAAGGGCGTGGAGGCGGGCGACGGCTTTTCTTTAGCGGATCGCTTGGGAAGCGAGGTGCACGACGAGATCCTTCTCCGCGACGGGGGACTCGCCCGGGCCACGAACAGAGCGGGAGGCCTCGAGGGCGGCATGACGAACGGCGAGGAGGTCGTCGTCAGAGCGGCCATGAAACCTATACCCACGATTAAAAACCCCTTAAGGACTGTCGACATTGAGACCGGGATGGTTATGACGGCCCATGCGGAAAGAAGCGACACCTGTGCCGTGCCGGCGGCCTGCGTAGTAGGGGAGGCGATGGCTGCCTGGACCTTGGCGGTGGCGGTCCTCGAGCAGTTCGGCGGCGATACTGTCGATGAGCTAAAAAGCAGATTTACGCTTTATCGCGAAAGGGCGAAGGGGTTCCTCGATGGTTAG
- a CDS encoding ABC transporter ATP-binding protein, translating into MPEGILRIRDVSKSFGGLKAVNGVSLSIAREKITLLIGPNGSGKTTLVNVITGFLRPDGGQIYFENRDITGWPMHRICREGMVRSFQLPAPFSSLSVLGNLLVACDTGPGESLIWCAFKGRWKTREEEGMCRAFGVAKALGLLPYWDVIVTSLSTGHIKLTELGRALMANAKLVILDEPICGVDPVMADEVFSLLVHLRDERGLTFLVIEHRLDIALRYADYVYVMHQGALISEGSVDRVLGDSRVKEVYLGE; encoded by the coding sequence ATGCCCGAAGGGATATTGCGCATCCGCGACGTGAGCAAGAGCTTCGGCGGGCTCAAAGCCGTAAACGGGGTGAGCCTTTCTATAGCGAGAGAAAAGATCACCCTGCTCATAGGGCCGAACGGCAGCGGCAAGACCACCCTGGTGAACGTCATCACCGGCTTTCTGCGGCCGGACGGCGGCCAGATCTACTTTGAGAACAGAGACATCACCGGCTGGCCCATGCACCGCATATGCAGGGAGGGGATGGTGCGGTCGTTTCAACTCCCTGCCCCCTTCAGCAGCTTGAGCGTCCTCGGCAACCTGCTTGTGGCCTGCGATACAGGCCCCGGAGAGTCGCTCATCTGGTGTGCATTCAAAGGACGGTGGAAAACCAGGGAAGAGGAAGGCATGTGTCGCGCCTTCGGCGTGGCCAAGGCTTTGGGGCTTCTCCCCTATTGGGATGTGATAGTGACCTCGCTCTCCACAGGCCACATAAAACTCACAGAATTAGGGAGGGCCCTCATGGCCAACGCCAAGCTCGTAATCCTGGATGAACCCATCTGCGGAGTGGATCCAGTGATGGCCGACGAGGTCTTCTCCCTCCTCGTTCACCTGCGGGATGAGCGCGGCCTCACCTTCTTAGTGATTGAGCACAGGCTCGACATAGCCCTCAGATACGCCGACTACGTTTATGTGATGCACCAGGGCGCGCTCATATCGGAAGGTAGCGTAGATCGGGTCTTGGGCGACAGTCGGGTGAAGGAGGTGTATCTCGGAGAATGA
- the aroB gene encoding 3-dehydroquinate synthase, which yields MVRQKIFLGGFMAAGKTAVGRELARRLRLPFVDTDSLVEAQAHMEIHEIFSRHGEGAFRSLEAKVVEEVCSLEGVIVGLGGGVLANDELKRKVLSSGVLVVLDVTPDTVRRRVENEKGRRPLLEREDIESLMSRRQSAYAEAHLHVKTDDRSVEDVAEEIIGALNLSEPEDESDFHVLWGRTEGRSYPVVVGRGVISRYREIVPDLDPVPPFLVSDYMTGALYADLLGERKGLFLLPRGEEAKTLRELERLYAALAECGVDRSCWIMALGGGTVGDLAGFAAATWMRGIDVVQCPTTLLAQVDSSIGGKTAIDLPQGKNLVGAFHQPRAVVADVDFLQTLPEREYRQGLGEVVKYGLGEDFPFFRWLLDNVFRLIQRDPLCLEEVVRRCIAMKLAVVEADEREQGDLRSRLNLGHTVAHALEASSGYGGWKHGDAVAVGLVVATRLACMVGECGEDLLGDLVNLLRSLGLPTAPDRPWEEIVPYLMRDKKFRRGRPRLVIPREGKVCSVRDDISLELLERAYNDVRAREAAVL from the coding sequence ATGGTTAGGCAAAAGATATTCCTCGGAGGGTTCATGGCAGCGGGGAAGACGGCAGTAGGCCGGGAGTTGGCGAGGCGGCTTCGCCTTCCCTTCGTCGATACGGATAGCCTGGTAGAGGCGCAGGCGCACATGGAAATCCATGAGATCTTTTCCAGGCACGGTGAGGGCGCCTTTAGGTCGCTCGAGGCCAAGGTCGTCGAGGAGGTCTGCTCTTTGGAGGGCGTGATCGTGGGGCTCGGAGGTGGCGTGCTGGCAAACGACGAGCTAAAGCGCAAGGTATTATCCAGTGGCGTCTTGGTCGTCTTGGATGTGACGCCTGATACCGTCCGCCGCCGCGTCGAAAATGAGAAGGGCAGACGCCCGCTCCTCGAGAGGGAAGACATAGAATCCCTCATGAGCCGAAGGCAATCGGCATATGCAGAAGCACATCTCCACGTCAAAACCGACGATCGCTCCGTTGAAGATGTGGCCGAAGAGATCATCGGGGCCTTGAACCTCAGCGAGCCTGAAGACGAGTCTGATTTCCACGTCCTTTGGGGGAGGACCGAAGGGAGAAGCTATCCTGTCGTCGTAGGCAGAGGGGTCATATCGCGCTACAGAGAGATAGTGCCGGACTTGGATCCGGTGCCACCCTTCTTAGTGAGCGACTATATGACGGGGGCTCTCTACGCCGATCTCTTGGGTGAGAGAAAGGGGCTCTTTCTCCTGCCCAGGGGCGAGGAGGCTAAGACCCTGAGGGAGCTCGAAAGGCTTTACGCCGCACTTGCAGAGTGTGGCGTCGACCGCTCTTGCTGGATCATGGCGCTCGGGGGAGGTACGGTGGGAGATCTCGCCGGCTTCGCCGCGGCTACGTGGATGCGAGGCATAGACGTGGTGCAGTGTCCTACCACGCTCTTGGCGCAGGTCGATAGCTCCATAGGCGGCAAGACCGCTATAGATCTTCCCCAAGGCAAGAACCTCGTGGGGGCGTTCCATCAACCGAGGGCCGTCGTTGCAGATGTGGACTTTCTCCAGACCCTCCCCGAGAGGGAATATCGGCAGGGGTTGGGAGAGGTCGTGAAATATGGCCTCGGCGAGGATTTTCCCTTCTTTCGCTGGCTTTTGGACAACGTCTTTAGGCTGATTCAAAGGGATCCCCTTTGTCTTGAAGAGGTCGTGAGGCGGTGCATTGCGATGAAGTTGGCCGTCGTGGAGGCCGACGAGAGGGAGCAGGGCGACCTTCGCAGTAGACTCAATTTAGGGCATACCGTTGCCCATGCCTTGGAGGCCTCGTCCGGCTATGGCGGGTGGAAGCACGGTGACGCCGTAGCTGTGGGCCTGGTCGTGGCTACTCGCCTGGCGTGCATGGTGGGCGAATGCGGCGAAGATCTCTTGGGCGACCTCGTCAACCTCTTGCGCTCTTTGGGATTGCCCACGGCGCCGGATCGGCCATGGGAGGAGATCGTCCCTTACTTGATGCGCGATAAGAAGTTCCGCCGCGGCAGACCTCGCTTGGTCATACCGAGGGAGGGAAAGGTTTGTTCCGTGCGCGACGATATATCGCTTGAGCTGTTGGAGCGCGCCTATAACGATGTGCGCGCCAGGGAGGCGGCGGTCTTATGA
- a CDS encoding ABC transporter substrate-binding protein, with the protein MSSKFRWCILLSVFLIASLCAPAWSAEKQIVSIGAFVPLTGDFASYGTRGRVALEKAEADIAKFISEANLPITFKFLYEDTETKANVTLEKLKAMAAQGVKVVVGLLDSADTRLIMGYANANKIAVVSSFSTVAELGVPNDYVFRPIPHDDMEGVALAELIEHLGFTHVALLVRKDPCDISIANRFVEEFQARGGKILERVEFAGGTREFSGELSALERAVEPAVKEVGTQKVAVVTLTWEDLAQVLSQAQARKSPLLSLTWTGGDAVAHSSVILRDAGEVASKVSIISPMYSAPASAKKEDLLKYAQERIGETLDIYSLVAYDCAWLAALSALCAQSGDGEAVKAALPHVAYNYYGVSGWTELDELGDRKALNVDFFAVKDIEGKPSWVKLFEYDAATGSLSEASSK; encoded by the coding sequence ATGAGTAGCAAGTTCCGTTGGTGTATCCTGCTGTCGGTATTCTTGATCGCGTCGCTGTGCGCTCCAGCGTGGTCGGCCGAAAAACAGATCGTTTCGATAGGGGCGTTCGTGCCACTCACAGGAGACTTCGCCAGTTACGGAACGAGGGGCAGGGTGGCCCTGGAGAAGGCTGAGGCGGACATAGCGAAGTTTATCTCTGAGGCGAATTTGCCGATCACCTTCAAATTTCTCTACGAGGACACGGAGACCAAGGCCAACGTGACGTTAGAGAAGCTCAAAGCCATGGCCGCACAAGGGGTGAAGGTCGTAGTGGGGCTCTTAGACAGCGCCGACACGCGTTTGATCATGGGCTACGCCAATGCTAACAAGATTGCCGTGGTCTCCTCCTTCTCCACCGTGGCCGAGCTCGGCGTTCCTAACGATTACGTCTTCAGGCCCATACCGCACGACGACATGGAGGGGGTGGCCCTCGCAGAACTAATCGAGCATCTGGGCTTTACGCATGTGGCCCTTCTGGTGAGGAAGGATCCCTGTGATATATCAATAGCGAACCGCTTCGTCGAGGAGTTCCAGGCGCGCGGTGGGAAGATTTTGGAACGCGTGGAGTTTGCAGGAGGGACGAGGGAGTTCTCCGGCGAGCTTTCGGCGCTCGAAAGGGCTGTAGAGCCCGCGGTGAAGGAAGTCGGAACCCAGAAAGTCGCGGTCGTGACGCTCACGTGGGAAGACCTGGCCCAGGTTTTGAGCCAAGCACAAGCGAGAAAGAGCCCGCTCCTTTCGCTCACATGGACGGGCGGCGACGCCGTGGCCCACAGCAGCGTTATACTGCGCGACGCTGGAGAGGTGGCGTCGAAGGTCTCAATAATTTCCCCCATGTATTCGGCCCCCGCATCCGCGAAGAAAGAGGATCTCCTGAAGTACGCACAGGAGCGGATAGGCGAGACGCTCGACATCTACAGCCTAGTGGCGTACGACTGCGCTTGGCTTGCCGCCCTCTCCGCACTGTGCGCTCAATCCGGCGACGGTGAGGCAGTGAAGGCCGCACTCCCCCACGTGGCCTACAACTACTACGGCGTCAGCGGCTGGACCGAGCTCGACGAGCTCGGCGACAGGAAGGCGCTCAACGTCGACTTCTTCGCAGTAAAAGATATCGAAGGCAAGCCCTCTTGGGTCAAGCTCTTCGAGTATGACGCAGCCACAGGGAGCCTCTCTGAAGCATCCTCAAAATAG
- a CDS encoding ABC transporter ATP-binding protein codes for MNHLLRLDGLNAGYGAIHVLYDVSLECGEGEAVAIAGPNGSGKTTLLNAIFRLADISSGSITFNGKEIGHERPYRVARNGIAYLRQEGNVFPSMSVVENLKMGGLALPAREVKGQIEEVLSLVKPVKAFFRRTAGTLSGGERQMVALASALMSKPKLLLMDEPTTGLSPVAAGEIAELIGKLKDEGHLSMLIVEQNLKKILNVVDRCSLLVSGRVMLSGKPEDLMSRSDIMKTYLGLS; via the coding sequence ATGAACCATCTCTTGCGCCTCGACGGGTTGAACGCCGGGTATGGCGCCATCCACGTCCTCTATGACGTGAGCCTCGAATGTGGTGAAGGTGAGGCTGTAGCTATAGCTGGGCCGAACGGCAGCGGCAAGACCACGCTCTTAAACGCCATCTTTCGCCTGGCCGACATATCTTCGGGCAGCATCACCTTCAACGGCAAGGAGATCGGCCATGAGAGACCTTACAGGGTGGCAAGGAATGGGATCGCGTACTTGAGACAAGAGGGCAACGTTTTCCCCAGTATGTCGGTAGTAGAAAACCTGAAGATGGGAGGACTTGCCCTGCCCGCGAGGGAAGTCAAGGGACAAATTGAAGAGGTGTTGTCCCTGGTGAAGCCGGTAAAGGCATTCTTTCGCAGAACAGCAGGCACACTGAGCGGAGGCGAGAGGCAAATGGTCGCACTGGCCTCGGCCCTCATGAGCAAACCGAAGCTCCTGCTCATGGACGAGCCCACCACCGGCCTCTCACCGGTCGCCGCCGGAGAGATCGCCGAGCTGATCGGGAAATTGAAGGATGAAGGGCATCTGAGCATGCTTATAGTCGAGCAAAACTTGAAGAAAATATTGAATGTGGTGGATCGCTGTTCTTTATTGGTCAGCGGAAGGGTGATGCTCTCCGGGAAGCCGGAGGATCTCATGTCCCGCTCCGACATCATGAAGACCTACCTGGGGTTGTCGTGA
- a CDS encoding branched-chain amino acid ABC transporter permease, which yields MSEQWLLFLVDLLAIFGIYLTLNLSLRLQLGYTGIANFGLVLSFTGGAYVAGWLPVRMGMRLFRVDSSLAKDMIWNNVIINSQINQSLQQNPSMAMGILIATLLVAAAIGALLGLLSGYPAVRLGGDYLAISLLALGEVLAIIGGNYEPLVGGPLGVQVPDVWAWSLDHRFAVASLANCAMALVVWVYLSAIERSPMGRVLRAVRDNPDAGASLGKDVTKIRLNVLVAGGIICSLAGAMYAFYTSGVAPSALGRFDWTFLPWVMVVFGGSGSNLGVLLGTFAFITLQKLIVSYKYALSFLPFDPVWLQYLLMGLVLLLILNFRPYGLIREKASYSTKPNNMSM from the coding sequence ATGAGCGAACAGTGGCTATTGTTCCTGGTGGACTTGCTTGCCATCTTCGGCATATACCTGACGTTAAATCTGAGCCTGCGCCTGCAGCTCGGCTACACGGGCATAGCAAATTTCGGATTGGTGCTCTCGTTCACGGGAGGGGCGTATGTTGCGGGATGGCTCCCCGTAAGGATGGGAATGCGACTCTTTCGTGTGGATTCGAGCCTCGCCAAAGACATGATATGGAATAACGTGATAATAAACTCCCAAATAAACCAGTCTTTGCAACAGAACCCATCGATGGCCATGGGCATCTTAATTGCAACCCTCCTCGTTGCCGCGGCGATCGGTGCCCTCTTAGGGCTTTTGTCCGGCTACCCGGCCGTGAGGCTCGGAGGAGACTACCTAGCTATATCGCTATTGGCCTTAGGAGAGGTATTGGCAATCATAGGCGGGAATTACGAGCCATTGGTAGGTGGCCCCTTGGGGGTACAGGTTCCCGATGTATGGGCGTGGTCTTTGGACCACCGGTTCGCCGTAGCGTCACTCGCCAACTGCGCCATGGCCTTAGTTGTATGGGTCTACTTGAGCGCCATAGAAAGGTCGCCCATGGGAAGGGTGCTCCGGGCGGTGAGGGATAATCCGGATGCCGGGGCATCGCTCGGCAAGGACGTGACGAAGATCAGGCTGAACGTCCTCGTAGCCGGTGGCATCATATGCAGTTTAGCCGGGGCAATGTATGCCTTCTATACATCGGGCGTAGCCCCGAGCGCCCTGGGCCGGTTCGATTGGACCTTTCTCCCTTGGGTAATGGTGGTCTTCGGCGGGAGTGGGAGCAACTTAGGGGTGCTCCTCGGCACCTTTGCCTTTATAACGCTGCAAAAACTGATTGTCTCCTACAAATATGCCCTTTCCTTCCTACCCTTCGACCCGGTTTGGCTTCAATATCTGCTGATGGGTTTAGTGTTGCTTTTAATCCTCAATTTCAGACCTTACGGCCTCATACGGGAGAAGGCGAGCTATTCCACAAAGCCAAACAACATGTCCATGTAA
- the aroA gene encoding 3-phosphoshikimate 1-carboxyvinyltransferase, translating to MRRISPATGVRGRVAPPGDKSISHRAAIFGALSYSGIEVENFSPGADCASTLRCLKLLGCDVERKGGHVRVSCEVLREPEEVLDAGNSGTTARLLCGFIAGAQDIFAVITGDSSLRRRPMDRVARPLLAMGASITGREHGNKLPLALRGRRLSGGEHILPVASAQVKSALLIAGLSAQGSTTVIEPSPTRNHTELLLNFLGVPIESEGNRVTVYPCCDLPGGKWRIPGDFSSAAFWIVAAAILPESELLIEGVGVNPTRTGLLSVLKRMGLNIEMREKGTSGGEPVADILVKPSSLEGTKVTPDEVPLMIDELPILAVAAARANGLTEVRGAVELRVKESDRIRSMAIGLRKLGVDIEELSDGWKIRGPANIVGGRVRSYGDHRVAMALAVAALFSAEPVEIAGDACVDISYPGFFDVLEGLSLRRENS from the coding sequence ATGAGGCGCATATCGCCTGCGACGGGGGTGAGGGGGAGGGTCGCCCCTCCTGGCGATAAATCCATATCTCACAGGGCCGCCATATTTGGCGCGCTCTCGTACTCCGGGATCGAAGTGGAAAATTTCTCCCCCGGCGCTGATTGCGCCAGCACGCTGCGCTGCCTCAAACTGCTCGGTTGCGACGTGGAACGAAAGGGTGGGCACGTGCGTGTGAGTTGCGAGGTTTTACGCGAGCCAGAAGAGGTGCTCGATGCCGGAAACTCCGGCACCACGGCTCGGTTGTTATGCGGCTTTATAGCGGGAGCACAAGATATATTTGCTGTAATCACGGGCGATTCCAGCCTCAGGAGGCGTCCCATGGATAGGGTCGCAAGGCCCCTTTTGGCCATGGGAGCCAGCATAACGGGTCGCGAGCACGGGAATAAGCTTCCCCTTGCGCTTCGTGGGCGACGGCTGTCGGGTGGGGAGCACATCCTTCCCGTGGCGAGCGCTCAGGTCAAGTCGGCGCTGCTTATAGCTGGTCTGTCGGCTCAGGGCAGCACTACTGTAATAGAACCGTCCCCTACGAGGAATCACACAGAGCTTCTCCTCAATTTCCTCGGTGTACCCATAGAGAGCGAGGGCAACAGGGTTACAGTTTACCCCTGTTGCGATCTGCCGGGCGGCAAGTGGCGCATCCCAGGAGATTTTTCGTCCGCTGCCTTTTGGATCGTGGCCGCCGCCATATTGCCGGAGTCCGAACTTCTCATCGAGGGCGTGGGGGTCAACCCGACACGCACGGGGTTGCTTTCCGTCTTGAAGCGCATGGGCTTAAATATAGAGATGAGAGAAAAAGGCACTTCAGGCGGAGAGCCCGTAGCTGACATATTGGTAAAGCCCTCGTCCCTCGAGGGGACAAAAGTTACGCCTGACGAGGTTCCTCTCATGATAGACGAACTGCCGATCCTTGCCGTGGCTGCCGCTCGAGCTAATGGCTTGACGGAGGTGAGGGGGGCCGTAGAACTGCGCGTAAAGGAAAGCGATCGCATTCGCTCAATGGCCATAGGTTTGAGGAAACTCGGCGTCGATATAGAGGAACTGTCCGATGGATGGAAGATCCGCGGGCCGGCCAATATTGTCGGCGGCAGGGTCAGGTCTTACGGCGACCACCGCGTTGCCATGGCTTTGGCCGTGGCCGCTCTATTCTCCGCTGAACCTGTAGAAATAGCAGGCGATGCCTGCGTAGATATTTCATATCCCGGCTTTTTTGATGTGCTTGAAGGGCTATCTTTAAGGAGAGAGAATTCATGA